A DNA window from Hordeum vulgare subsp. vulgare chromosome 1H, MorexV3_pseudomolecules_assembly, whole genome shotgun sequence contains the following coding sequences:
- the LOC123440162 gene encoding cytokinin dehydrogenase 9 has translation MRQLLLQYLKLFLLLGLGAVTAEHVLKHDVLASLGTLPLDGHFSFHDLSAAAMDFGNLSSFPPVAVLHPGSVADIATTVRHVFLMGEHSALTVAARGHGHSLYGQSQAAGGIVIRMESLRSVKMQVHPGASPYVDASGGELWINVLNKTLKYGLAPKSWTDYLHLTVGGTLSNAGVSGQTFRHGPQISNVNELEIVTGRGDIVTCSPEQNSDLFRAALGGLGQFGIITRARIALEPAPQMVRWIRVLYLDFMSFTEDQEMLISAEKTFDYIEGFVIINRTGILNNWRSSFNPQDPERASRFETDRKVLFCLEMTKNFNPEEADIMEQEVHALLSQLRYTPASLFHTDVTYIEFLDRVHSSEMKLRAKGLWEVPHPWLNLIIPRSTIHTFAEQVFGKILEDNNNGPILLYPVKKSRWDNRTSVVIPDEEVFYLVGFLSSAIGPHSIEHTLNLNNQIIEFSNKASIGVKQYLPNYTTEPEWKAHYGARWDAFQQRKNTYDPLAILAPGQKIFQKKPASLPLSSLQYLL, from the exons ATGAGGCAATTACTCCTGCAATACCTGAAGCTGTTCCTGTTGCTAGGCCTTGGCGCAGTCACAGCTGAGCATGTGCTTAAACATGATGTGCTTGCATCCCTGGGGACGCTCCCCCTTGACGGGCATTTCAGCTTCCACGACTTGTCTGCAGCTGCAATGGACTTCGGCAACCTCTCTAGCTTCCCGCCAGTCGCTGTGCTTCACCCAGGTTCAGTGGCTGACATTGCCACAACCGTGAGGCATGTGTTCTTGATGGGTGAGCACTCCGCGCTCACAGTGGCAGCTCGTGGGCATGGACACTCGCTATATGGGCAGTCCCAGGCTGCTGGAGGGATTGTCATCAGAATGGAATCCCTTCGGAGTGTCAAAATGCAGGTGCATCCTGGTGCATCACCCTATGTGGATGCCTCAGGAGGCGAACTCTGGATAAATGTCTTGAATAAGACGTTGAAGTATGGTTTGGCGCCGAAGTCATGGACAGACTACCTCCACCTTACGGTTGGGGGCACGTTGTCAAATGCGGGCGTCAGCGGGCAGACATTCCGGCATGGTCCACAGATCAGCAATGTGAACGAATTGGAGATTGTGACTG GAAGAGGTGATATTGTCACTTGCTCACCAGAACAGAACTCTGATCTCTTCCGTGCTGCTCTTGGTGGTCTGGGTCAGTTTGGCATCATTACTCGGGCCAGGATCGCACTTGAGCCTGCTCCACAAATG GTGAGGTGGATAAGAGTTCTCTACTTAGATTTCATGAGCTTCACCGAGGATCAGGAGATGCTTATTTCAGCAGAGAAGACCTTCGACTACATTGAAGGTTTCGTTATCATAAACAGAACAGGCATCCTAAACAACTGGAGGTCATCGTTCAATCCACAGGACCCAGAGCGGGCTAGCCGGTTCGAAACAGACAGAAAAGTGCTCTTCTGCCTCGAGATGACAAAGAACTTCAACCCTGAAGAAGCTGACATCATGGAACAG GAGGTCCATGCACTACTATCTCAACTTAGATACACACCAGCCTCCTTATTCCACACGGACGTCACTTACATTGAGTTCTTGGATAGGGTGCACTCCTCTGAGATGAAGCTGAGAGCTAAGGGCTTGTGGGAAGTCCCACACCCATGGCTTAATCTCATCATACCAAGAAGCACTATCCATACATTTGCAGAGCAGGTCTTTGGGAAAATCCTCGAAGATAACAACAATGGTCCCATATTGCTCTACCCAGTGAAGAAGTCCAG ATGGGACAACCGAACGTCAGTGGTCATACCAGATGAGGAAGTTTTCTACCTGGTGGGATTCCTATCCTCGGCGATAGGCCCCCACAGCATCGAACATACATTGAACCTGAACAACCAGATAATAGAGTTCTCTAACAAAGCAAGTATTGGGGTGAAGCAATATCTTCCAAACTACACCACAGAACCCGAGTGGAAGGCCCACTATGGGGCTAGGTGGGACGCATTTCAACAGAGGAAAAACACCTATGACCCCCTGGCAATCCTAGCTCCAGGAcagaaaatatttcaaaagaaacCAGCATCACTACCCTTGTCCTCGTTACAGTACCTACTGTAA